One window of the Triticum dicoccoides isolate Atlit2015 ecotype Zavitan chromosome 3B, WEW_v2.0, whole genome shotgun sequence genome contains the following:
- the LOC119274841 gene encoding thylakoid lumenal 17.9 kDa protein, chloroplastic-like, translating to MRPPLASSSSSTIAAAAATAPSSSAPPATTRRALLLSTSPLTLAAVVPAVAQAAANPFSTPYSQSRTLQLGLDTNGKIRTCPSTNPGCVCTNPTVGASSSVASPLIIPDSTSADAAAQLLRQAILKTQKNVSFNVDQQTPHGQYIQAEVDGGFGRDVMEFLVKKNAGVVAYRCVATKVTFVYPFTTALGDSRGQEQRVGAVAQELGWYAPDIRSSVDDVAT from the exons ATGAGGCCGCCGCTggcgtcgtcttcttcttctaccATTGCTGCCGCCGCTGCAACGGCTCCCTCCTCCTCTGCTCCCCCGGCCACAACCAGGAGAGCACTGCTCTTGTCCACCTCGCCCCTCACGCTCGCCGCCGTCGTTCCTGCAGTGGCCCAGGCCGCCGCCAACCCCTTCTCCACGCCCTACTCCCAGTCCCGGACGCTGCAGCTCGGCCTCGACACCAACGG GAAGATTCGGACATGCCCCTCCACCAATCCCGGGTGCGTGTGCACCAACCCCACCGTCGGCGCCTCCTCCTCCGTCGCCTCCCCGCTCATCATCCCGGACTCCACCTCCGCCGACGCTGCCGCTCAG TTGTTGCGGCAAGCCATCCTCAAGACGCAGAAGAATGTCAGCTTCAACGTTGACCAGCAAACTCCCCACG GCCAGTACATCCAGGCGGAGGTGGACGGCGGTTTCGGCCGGGACGTGATGGAGTTCCTCGTGAAGAAGAACGCCGGCGTGGTGGCCTACCGCTGCGTGGCCACTAAGGTCACCTTCGTCTACCCCTTCACCACCGCCCTCGGCGACTCGCGGGGCCAGGAGCAGAGGGTCGGCGCTGTCGCGCAGGAGCTCGGCTGGTACGCGCCGGACATAAGATCATCCGTCGACGACGTTGCTACATAA
- the LOC119274842 gene encoding non-specific phospholipase C6-like: MPPPMGMRALLLLLMLAFAAGTTSARPSGESPIKNVVVLALENRSFDHMLGWMRRLLGLPIDGLTGAECNVDPTNSSLPPVCVSADASLVVPDDPGHSFEDVLDQVFGFRPNSTAGAADQPAPPTMSGFVRSALSVNSLLSSAVMRGFTPSLLPAFSALTADFAVFDRWFSSLPGPTQPNRLFLYSATSHGAVAHDKWNLLRGYPQHTIFDSLAADGRRFNVYFKTIPTTLFYRNLRTVRAAAQSFHFYDSAFRDHARRGRLPALSVIEPRYFDLTGTPADDDHPAHDVANGQRLVKDVYETLRASPQWNDTLLIVTYDEHGGFYDHVATPVAGVPSPDGLRGPVPFFFKFDRLGVRVPTMMVSPWIKKGTVVGRPPNGPTATSEYEHSSIPATIKKIFNLRSDFLTKRDEWAGTFEHIFTQLDQPRTDCPETLPEVPFERTTPAKEHGILSDFQRELVELASFLNGDYMLTSSAQETQKKMTVKQADTYVRRAIKGFLQASKQARQLGANESAIVTMRSSLTSKSTTTSP; encoded by the exons ATGCCGCCGCCGATGGGAATGCGGGCGCTTCTGCTGCTCCTGATGCTCGCCTTCGCCGCCGGCACGACCAGTGCCCGCCCTAGCGGAGAAAGCCCGATCAAGAACGTGGTGGTGCTGGCGCTGGAGAACCGGTCCTTCGACCACATGCTGGGCTGGATGCGCCGCCTGCTCGGCCTCCCCATCGACGGCCTCACCGGCGCCGAGTGCAATGTCGACCCCACCAACTCCTCCCTCCCGCCCGTCTGCGTCTCCGCCGACGCCTCCCTCGTCGTCCCCGACGACCCCGGCCACTCCTTCGAGGACGTGCTCGACCAGGTCTTCGGGTTCCGCCCCAACTCCACCGCCGGCGCCGCCGACCAGCCGGCTCCCCCCACCATGTCGGGCTTCGTGCGCTCCGCGCTCTCCGTCAACTCCCTGCTCTCCTCCGCCGTCATGCGGGGCTTCACCCCGTCCCTCCTCCCGGCCTTCTCCGCGCTCACCGCCGACTTCGCCGTCTTCGACCGCTGGTTCTCCTCCCTCCCGGGCCCCACGCAGCCCAACCGCCTCTTCCTCTACTCCGCCACCTCCCACGGCGCCGTCGCGCACGACAAGTGGAACCTCCTCCGCGGCTACCCGCAGCACACCATCTTcgactccctcgccgccgacggccGCCGCTTCAACGTCTACTTCAAGACCATCCCCACCACCCTCTTCTACCGCAACCTCCGCACCGTGCGCGCCGCCGCCCAGAGCTTCCACTTCTACGACTCCGCATTCAGGGACCACGCCCGGAGGGGGCGGCTGCCGGCGCTGTCCGTCATCGAGCCCAGGTACTTCGACCTCACCGGCACACCCGCCGACGACGACCACCCGGCCCACGACGTCGCCAACGGGCAGAGGCTCGTCAAGGACGTGTACGAGACGCTGCGGGCCAGCCCACAGTGGAACGACACCCTGCTCATCGTCACCTACGACGAGCACGGCGGCTTCTACGACCACGTCGCCACGCCCGTCGCCGGCGTGCCCAGCCCCGACggcctcaggggccccgtccccttctTCTTCAAGTTCGACCGGCTCGGGGTCAGGGTGCCCACAATGATGGTGTCGCCGTGGATCAAGAAGGGGACGGTGGTGGGGCGACCGCCGAACGGGCCGACGGCCACATCCGAGTACGAGCACTCctccatcccggcgaccatcaagaAGATCTTCAACCTCAGATCTGATTTCCTCACCAAAAGAGACGAATGGGCAGGCACATTTGAGCACATCTTCACCCAACTCGACCAACCAAGGACAGATTGCCCAG AGACTTTGCCAGAAGTACCATTTGAGAGAACAACCCCAGCGAAAGAACACGGAATTCTCTCGGATTTCCAGCGTGAGCTCGTCGAATTAGCAAGCTTCTTGAACGGCGACTACATGTTGACGAGTTCCGCTCAGGAGACGCAGAAAAAGATGACCGTGAAGCAGGCCGACACATATGTGAGACGAGCCATCAAAGGTTTTCTGCAGGCAAGTAAGCAGGCCAGACAATTAGGCGCAAATGAGTCTGCAATTGTTACCATGAGGTCATCTTTGACAAGTAAGAGTACCACCACAAGTCCTTAA
- the LOC119274843 gene encoding uncharacterized protein LOC119274843, with protein sequence MQDWAGVFIPLVLFILLSPGLLFQIPGKCRIIEFGNFHTSAVSIIVHAIIFFSFAAIFLIAVGVHIDLGP encoded by the coding sequence ATGCAGGACTGGGCTGGAGTGTTCATCCCTCTGGTGCTCTTCATCCTGCTGTCGCCGGGGCTGCTGTTCCAGATCCCCGGCAAGTGCCGGATCATCGAGTTCGGCAACTTCCACACCAGCGCCGTGTCCATCATCGTCCACGCCATCATCTTCTTCAGCTTCGCCGCCATCTTCCTCATCGCCGTCGGGGTGCACATCGACCTCGGCCCCTAA
- the LOC119274845 gene encoding uncharacterized protein LOC119274845, with the protein MSGDWGPVLIATAFFVVMLPGLICEIPGGGGRGRPEFHSMKTNGIAMFVHTVIFFAFCAIFMVAVGVHVYAG; encoded by the coding sequence ATGTCGGGCGACTGGGGCCCGGTGCTGATCGCGACGGCCTTCTTCGTGGTGATGCTGCCGGGGCTCATCTGCGAGATCCCCGGCGGCGGGGGGCGCGGCCGGCCCGAGTTCCACAGCATGAAGACCAACGGCATCGCCATGTTCGTCCACACCGTCATCTTCTTCGCCTTCTGCGCCATCTTCATGGTCGCCGTCGGCGTCCACGTCTACGCCGGCTAG